The following proteins come from a genomic window of Paucimonas lemoignei:
- the sdaA gene encoding Iron-sulfur-dependent L-serine dehydratase single chain form: MAISVFDMFKIGIGPSSSHTVGPMRAAAIFSSQLRESGLLHKVERVEVQLYGSLSATGIGHGSDRATVIGLMGEWPDQVDPAQVAPRVEAVLKDQVLMLGGEQRITFDWQRDMRLLEESLPYHPNGMTLIAYGGTGEVYEQTYYSVGGGFVVDAEQAASGVLDNDSTELPYDFSSGAQLLRLCKQHGLSISALMMENEKAWRTEAEIRSRILHIWGAMQACVNKGLSEEGILPGGLNVRRRAFRLHRSLQELGKPNVISSTLSAMEWVNLFALAVNEENAAGGRMVTAPTNGAAGIIPAVLHYFMKFNPDANEDDVVRFFLSAAAVGILCKKNASISGAEVGCQGEVGSACAMAAAGLAEILGATPEQVENAAEIGLEHNLGLTCDPVGGLVQVPCIERNAIAAVKSINAAQMSMRGDGEHLISLDQAIRTMRDTGADMLDKYKETSRGGLAVKWVEC; this comes from the coding sequence ATGGCTATCAGCGTCTTCGACATGTTCAAAATCGGCATCGGCCCTTCCAGTTCTCACACTGTAGGCCCGATGCGTGCCGCCGCGATCTTTTCCAGCCAGTTGCGTGAGTCGGGGTTGCTGCACAAAGTCGAGCGTGTCGAAGTGCAGTTGTACGGTTCGCTGTCGGCCACCGGCATTGGTCACGGCAGCGACCGCGCCACGGTGATCGGCTTGATGGGCGAGTGGCCTGATCAGGTTGACCCGGCGCAAGTCGCTCCTCGTGTAGAGGCAGTGCTCAAGGATCAGGTGCTGATGCTCGGTGGCGAACAGCGCATCACCTTCGACTGGCAACGAGACATGCGGCTGCTGGAAGAAAGCTTGCCGTATCACCCCAACGGCATGACGCTCATTGCCTACGGTGGCACCGGTGAAGTCTACGAGCAGACCTACTATTCGGTGGGCGGTGGTTTTGTGGTGGACGCCGAGCAGGCGGCCAGCGGTGTGCTGGATAACGACAGCACAGAGCTGCCCTACGACTTCTCCAGCGGCGCCCAACTGTTGCGGCTGTGCAAACAACACGGCTTGAGCATTTCCGCGTTGATGATGGAAAACGAAAAAGCCTGGCGCACTGAAGCGGAAATTCGCTCGCGGATTCTGCACATCTGGGGCGCCATGCAGGCGTGCGTGAACAAAGGCCTGAGCGAAGAGGGCATTCTGCCGGGTGGTTTGAACGTGCGCCGCCGCGCGTTTCGTCTGCATCGCAGCCTGCAAGAGCTGGGCAAGCCCAATGTGATCAGCTCGACCCTCAGCGCCATGGAATGGGTCAACCTGTTCGCTCTGGCGGTCAACGAAGAGAACGCGGCGGGCGGGCGCATGGTGACAGCGCCCACCAATGGCGCGGCGGGGATCATCCCGGCGGTGCTGCATTACTTCATGAAATTCAATCCGGATGCCAACGAAGACGACGTCGTGCGGTTCTTTTTGAGCGCGGCAGCGGTGGGCATTCTGTGCAAGAAAAATGCGTCGATTTCCGGTGCGGAAGTGGGTTGCCAGGGGGAAGTCGGTTCGGCCTGCGCCATGGCGGCGGCTGGCTTGGCAGAGATTCTTGGCGCGACCCCGGAACAGGTCGAAAACGCTGCGGAAATTGGTCTGGAACATAACCTGGGCCTGACCTGCGATCCGGTCGGCGGCCTGGTGCAAGTGCCGTGCATCGAACGCAACGCCATCGCAGCGGTGAAGTCCATCAACGCCGCTCAGATGTCCATGCGTGGCGATGGCGAGCATTTGATTTCCCTCGACCAGGCAATCCGCACCATGCGCGATACCGGCGCGGACATGCTCGACAAATACAAGGAAACTTCGCGCGGTGGTCTGGCGGTTAAGTGGGTGGAGTGTTAG
- the prkC_1 gene encoding putative protein kinase yields the protein MPLQLSYADSSASGPREENQDATRMVSPAPSLAASKGYLFALADGVSQCADGGLAARSTLQALAHDYYATPQTWGVAQALDRLLLAQNRWLHANGGGQPLLTTISALVLRGRRFTLAHIGDCRVYRWCEGQLQRISEDHVWSQPGMQHVLKRAMGLEQHLVVDYLEGELRTGESFLLVSDGIWATLSEASIAGVLRDEDDLQNATNALVTAAHLAGSQDNASAVLVRVEKTGEASLSDALEQVEQWPLPPVLKPGQRFEGWQVEALLSQTRQSLLYRVSDAQQQTWLLKTLPSHREGNNEAGQSLLQEEWFLRRVAGRFFPEVHPASERQHVYYLMREHPGITLAEHHRQHGNLSLTQGLEVAMHLLRALGMLHRRNILHRDIKPENLLLNEDGDLRVLDFGLAYCPGLSTQAPGELPGTPSYIAPEAYAGAAPTAAQDLYSAGVTLYFLLTGHYPHGEIEAFQRPRFGTPVPASRYRPDLPEWLVHNLDQALASDPAQRFETAEQWLLALENGEQQPSARSRPLLEREPLKVWRTLALGSLLLNGLLLIWMLHG from the coding sequence ATGCCCTTGCAATTGAGCTACGCCGACAGCAGCGCCAGCGGCCCGCGCGAGGAGAATCAGGACGCCACGCGCATGGTCAGCCCGGCACCGTCGCTGGCGGCCAGCAAAGGCTACCTGTTCGCCTTGGCCGACGGCGTCAGCCAGTGCGCCGATGGCGGGCTGGCGGCGCGCTCGACCTTGCAGGCATTGGCCCATGACTATTACGCCACGCCGCAAACCTGGGGCGTGGCCCAGGCGCTGGATCGCTTGCTGTTGGCTCAGAACCGCTGGCTGCACGCCAATGGTGGCGGCCAACCGTTGCTGACCACCATCAGCGCACTGGTGTTGCGCGGTCGACGTTTCACCCTGGCGCATATTGGTGATTGCCGGGTCTATCGCTGGTGCGAAGGGCAATTGCAGCGCATCAGCGAAGACCACGTCTGGAGCCAGCCGGGCATGCAACATGTGCTCAAGCGCGCCATGGGCCTGGAGCAGCATCTGGTCGTCGATTATTTAGAGGGCGAGTTGCGCACCGGCGAGAGTTTTCTGCTGGTCAGCGATGGCATCTGGGCGACGCTCAGCGAGGCCTCGATTGCCGGGGTTTTACGTGATGAAGACGATCTGCAAAACGCCACTAACGCATTGGTCACCGCCGCGCATCTGGCGGGGAGCCAGGACAACGCCAGCGCGGTGCTGGTACGTGTCGAAAAGACCGGCGAAGCCAGCCTGAGCGATGCCCTTGAGCAGGTTGAGCAATGGCCACTGCCACCGGTTTTGAAACCGGGGCAACGCTTTGAAGGCTGGCAAGTCGAAGCGCTTTTGAGCCAAACCCGTCAGTCTCTGCTCTATCGAGTCAGCGATGCGCAACAGCAAACCTGGCTGCTGAAAACCCTGCCAAGCCATCGCGAAGGTAACAACGAAGCGGGTCAGAGCCTGTTGCAGGAAGAGTGGTTTCTGCGTCGGGTGGCCGGGCGATTTTTCCCCGAAGTCCATCCCGCCAGTGAACGGCAGCATGTGTACTACCTGATGCGCGAGCATCCGGGCATCACCCTGGCCGAGCATCATCGGCAGCACGGCAACCTGAGCCTGACCCAAGGGCTGGAAGTCGCCATGCATCTGCTGCGCGCGCTGGGCATGCTGCATCGGCGCAACATCCTGCACCGCGACATCAAGCCCGAAAACTTGCTGCTCAATGAAGACGGCGATTTGCGGGTGCTGGATTTTGGTCTGGCGTATTGCCCCGGGCTTTCCACCCAGGCACCGGGCGAGCTGCCAGGCACACCGAGTTACATCGCACCGGAAGCCTACGCCGGAGCAGCACCGACGGCGGCGCAGGATCTTTATAGCGCGGGAGTGACCTTGTACTTCCTGCTGACTGGCCACTACCCCCATGGCGAAATCGAGGCATTCCAGCGCCCGCGCTTTGGCACACCGGTGCCCGCCAGCCGCTACCGCCCTGATCTGCCCGAATGGCTGGTGCACAACCTCGACCAAGCCCTGGCCAGCGACCCGGCGCAACGCTTCGAAACCGCCGAGCAATGGCTATTGGCACTGGAGAATGGTGAACAACAACCCAGCGCCCGCTCCCGCCCTCTGCTGGAACGCGAACCGCTGAAAGTCTGGCGCACCCTGGCGCTGGGCTCGCTGCTGTTGAATGGCCTGTTGTTGATCTGGATGTTGCACGGATGA
- the cysG_2 gene encoding uroporphyrin-III C-methyltransferase, whose protein sequence is MNAKVWLVGAGPGDPELLTLKAVRALRGAEVVMIDDLVNPAVLEHCPDAKIISVGKRGGCRSTPQAFIHRLMLRYARQGKCVVRLKGGDPCIFGRGSEEAEWLAAHGIEVELVNGITAGLAGATQCGIPLTLRGVARGVTLVTAHTQDDSQLNWRALAQTGTTLVIYMGVAKLEEVRRELLAGGLAADTPVAMIENASLPQQRECFSDLTHMHQAALAFELKAPAVMVIGEVVAQACIQAAAAGEAISA, encoded by the coding sequence ATGAACGCGAAAGTCTGGTTGGTCGGCGCAGGCCCTGGTGACCCGGAACTCTTGACTCTCAAAGCCGTGCGCGCCCTGCGCGGCGCCGAGGTGGTGATGATCGATGATCTCGTCAACCCGGCAGTGCTGGAGCATTGCCCCGATGCCAAGATCATCAGCGTCGGCAAGCGCGGCGGTTGTCGCTCAACACCTCAGGCGTTTATTCATCGCCTGATGTTGCGCTACGCCCGCCAAGGCAAATGTGTGGTGCGCCTCAAGGGTGGCGACCCGTGTATTTTTGGCCGGGGCAGCGAAGAAGCCGAATGGCTTGCCGCTCATGGGATTGAAGTGGAACTGGTCAACGGCATTACTGCGGGCCTGGCGGGGGCGACTCAGTGCGGGATTCCGTTGACGCTGCGCGGCGTGGCCCGTGGCGTGACGCTGGTCACCGCCCACACTCAAGATGACAGCCAATTGAACTGGCGCGCCCTGGCCCAGACCGGCACCACCCTAGTGATCTACATGGGCGTGGCCAAGCTAGAAGAAGTCCGCCGGGAACTGCTTGCAGGCGGCCTGGCAGCTGACACCCCGGTGGCGATGATCGAGAACGCCTCCCTGCCCCAGCAACGAGAATGCTTCAGCGACCTGACCCACATGCACCAGGCAGCGCTGGCCTTTGAACTCAAGGCCCCGGCGGTGATGGTGATTGGTGAAGTGGTGGCGCAGGCCTGCATTCAGGCGGCGGCTGCGGGTGAGGCGATTTCGGCTTGA
- the yxeP gene encoding hippurate hydrolase has protein sequence MNISKNLIEDATLWRRDFHSAPELGFEELRTSERVAQLLESFGIDVHRGLGGTGVVGVLRTGDGPSIGIRADMDALPIQELGAHAHSSTHKGCMHACGHDGHTAILLATARHLSETRNFKGTVNFVFQPAEENLGGAGKMIDDGLFERFPMEEIYGLHNWPGAPAGQVIINPGPMMASLDTFEITLTGKGSHAAMPDKGADPIVAAAQLVLGLQTIVSRRLSPLDSAVVSITQFNAGEAINVIPETAVLRGTVRCLQSPVRDKVEKLIGEFVEQLPLAYGVTGKLAYKVGYPVTENNPDAAATIRRAAISAVGEANVQWGCNPSMASEDFAYMLNARPGAYIWLGVDGEKPSAALHNPYYDFNDQVIGAGVAVWTKLVEQELPVA, from the coding sequence ATGAACATCTCTAAAAATTTGATTGAGGACGCCACCCTGTGGCGTCGGGATTTCCACTCGGCACCAGAACTGGGTTTTGAAGAGCTGCGCACCTCAGAGCGGGTTGCGCAGTTGCTCGAAAGCTTCGGCATCGACGTGCATCGCGGCCTGGGCGGCACTGGCGTGGTCGGTGTGTTGCGCACTGGCGACGGCCCGAGCATCGGCATCCGTGCCGACATGGACGCCCTGCCGATTCAGGAGCTAGGCGCTCACGCCCACTCTTCCACGCACAAAGGCTGCATGCACGCCTGTGGTCACGATGGGCACACGGCGATTCTGCTGGCCACCGCTCGGCATTTGAGCGAGACCCGCAACTTCAAGGGCACGGTGAATTTCGTGTTCCAGCCTGCCGAGGAAAACCTCGGTGGCGCGGGCAAGATGATCGACGACGGGCTGTTCGAACGCTTCCCGATGGAAGAGATTTATGGCCTGCATAATTGGCCTGGGGCACCGGCTGGTCAGGTGATCATCAATCCGGGGCCGATGATGGCTTCGCTGGATACGTTCGAAATCACCCTTACCGGCAAAGGCAGCCACGCCGCCATGCCGGACAAAGGCGCTGATCCGATTGTGGCCGCTGCACAGCTGGTGCTGGGTTTGCAGACCATCGTTTCCCGACGTTTATCACCGCTGGATTCGGCGGTGGTCAGCATCACTCAGTTCAATGCCGGTGAAGCGATCAACGTCATCCCGGAAACCGCCGTACTGCGTGGCACCGTGCGCTGTTTGCAGTCGCCGGTGCGGGACAAGGTCGAAAAATTGATTGGCGAGTTCGTCGAGCAACTGCCACTGGCGTACGGTGTGACGGGCAAGCTGGCGTACAAAGTCGGTTACCCGGTGACCGAGAACAACCCTGACGCGGCAGCGACTATTCGCCGCGCAGCGATCAGCGCGGTGGGTGAAGCCAACGTGCAATGGGGCTGCAATCCGTCCATGGCGTCCGAGGATTTCGCCTACATGCTCAACGCCCGCCCTGGCGCTTACATCTGGCTGGGCGTAGACGGCGAAAAACCTTCAGCGGCGCTGCACAACCCGTACTACGACTTCAACGATCAAGTGATCGGCGCAGGCGTGGCGGTGTGGACGAAGTTGGTCGAGCAGGAATTACCGGTGGCCTGA
- the cynR_7 gene encoding regulatory protein LysR, whose translation MSLVQDRRILYFFEAVRLGSVRAAADFLDVAPSAVSRQIAQLEHELGAPLLERHRRGVKPTEAGDRVLAYYRQRLSQQEVLLESLQALRGLQSGSVVLAIGEGFIDGLAEPLARFSTLYPKVELQVSVCGTNEVIRQVAEDEAHIGLVFNPPADPKIRSHAHRKQPVCVMVSPDHPLAAHKGPIPLRELESYRLGLLGVSYGIRQILTQAEHQSGVSLVPTLTCNTFAMLKRFAMNGGVTLLPTFVVVDELASGKLVALPLESPVFSESQVHIISRLGRQLSVGSSRLLGQLQHEMTAFNGK comes from the coding sequence ATGAGTCTGGTTCAGGATCGACGCATTCTTTACTTCTTCGAAGCGGTTCGCCTGGGCAGCGTGCGGGCGGCTGCGGACTTTCTCGATGTCGCGCCTTCGGCGGTCAGTCGGCAGATTGCCCAGCTGGAGCATGAGCTGGGTGCGCCGTTGCTGGAGCGCCATCGTCGCGGGGTCAAGCCGACCGAAGCGGGGGATCGGGTGCTGGCCTATTACCGCCAGCGGCTGTCTCAGCAAGAGGTATTGCTCGAATCCCTGCAAGCATTGCGCGGCCTGCAAAGTGGCTCGGTGGTGCTGGCCATCGGTGAGGGGTTTATCGATGGCCTGGCTGAACCCCTGGCCAGGTTCTCGACGCTTTACCCCAAGGTCGAGCTGCAAGTGAGTGTCTGCGGCACCAACGAAGTAATTCGCCAGGTGGCCGAAGATGAGGCGCACATCGGTCTGGTGTTCAACCCGCCCGCTGATCCGAAGATTCGTTCTCACGCCCACCGCAAGCAGCCGGTTTGCGTGATGGTCAGTCCTGATCATCCTCTGGCGGCTCACAAGGGGCCAATTCCTTTGCGGGAATTGGAGAGCTACCGGCTTGGTTTGCTCGGGGTTTCCTACGGTATTCGGCAGATATTGACCCAGGCTGAGCACCAGTCGGGTGTGTCGCTGGTGCCGACTCTGACCTGCAACACCTTCGCCATGCTCAAGCGCTTCGCCATGAACGGTGGCGTCACTCTGCTGCCGACCTTCGTGGTGGTCGATGAGCTGGCAAGCGGCAAGCTGGTTGCGCTGCCGCTGGAATCGCCGGTGTTCAGCGAATCCCAAGTCCACATCATCAGCCGCCTGGGTCGCCAGCTCAGCGTGGGCTCTAGCCGGCTACTGGGCCAATTGCAGCATGAGATGACGGCGTTTAATGGGAAATAA
- the gcvA_12 gene encoding regulatory protein LysR gives MSKILTAQMHAWLQVFACAARHLSFTRCAEELHVTPGAISQQMRQLEERLGFALFHRVARGLELTAEGQRLAIVANEVHSRIDDELRLLHSGRIGGVFKLRCIPSFLSKWLMPRLPQLERAFPDIQLRIIAEDSSGSLRDDDFDLAIDLNDGSYPGLMTTSLLEEELFPVCSPALQTGKPPLDTPSQLVHYPLLHDITAWRGSYEYAEWEFYLNAIGAAGIDVRRGHTFNRNHLTIEAAIMGMGVAIARKALITNELEEGSLIIPFGHPIAARKKYVLVYREGALQTPARRAVHDWLVEQALKS, from the coding sequence ATGAGCAAAATCCTCACTGCGCAAATGCACGCATGGCTTCAGGTCTTCGCCTGTGCGGCACGGCATCTGTCGTTTACCCGCTGCGCTGAAGAGCTGCACGTCACCCCCGGCGCGATCAGCCAGCAGATGCGCCAACTGGAAGAGCGCCTGGGCTTTGCGCTGTTCCACCGGGTCGCGCGGGGGCTTGAGCTGACAGCAGAGGGTCAACGCCTGGCCATCGTCGCCAATGAAGTGCACAGCCGCATCGACGATGAACTGCGCCTGCTGCATTCCGGCCGCATCGGCGGCGTGTTCAAGCTGCGCTGTATTCCGTCATTCCTGAGCAAATGGCTGATGCCACGCCTGCCTCAGCTGGAGCGCGCCTTCCCGGACATTCAGCTGCGGATCATTGCCGAAGACAGCAGTGGCTCGTTGCGCGATGACGATTTCGACCTGGCGATTGACCTCAACGACGGCAGTTATCCTGGGCTGATGACCACTTCGTTGCTGGAGGAAGAACTGTTCCCGGTCTGCTCCCCCGCTCTGCAGACCGGCAAGCCGCCGCTGGATACGCCGAGCCAGCTGGTGCACTACCCACTGCTGCACGACATCACTGCCTGGCGCGGCAGTTATGAATACGCTGAGTGGGAGTTCTACCTGAACGCCATCGGCGCGGCGGGCATCGACGTGCGTCGCGGCCACACCTTCAACCGCAACCACCTGACCATCGAAGCCGCGATCATGGGCATGGGCGTGGCCATTGCCCGTAAAGCGCTGATCACCAATGAGCTGGAAGAAGGCTCACTGATCATCCCATTCGGCCACCCGATTGCGGCGCGCAAGAAGTACGTACTCGTCTACCGCGAAGGCGCCCTGCAAACCCCGGCACGCCGCGCGGTGCATGACTGGTTGGTAGAGCAGGCGTTGAAGTCTTGA
- the Hgd_1 gene encoding 3-hydroxyisobutyrate dehydrogenase, whose product MTIKVGVIGLGNMGGGMAATLASKGFDVSGFDLSQTALEIAESKGVKPVTDRTALIKQVDVLILSLPKAEHVESVCLGAEGVLQHGNAGLIVVDTTTSTPEASRKVAAALLQKNVGFIDAPVSGGPKGAATGTMSMVIGAEDADLEKVLPVLEGMSGTRVHVGKCGAGNVAKIANNMLAACHLISTAEAVSMAAKAGVDPEKLMLGLNAGSGRSGATQVMFPTWVLNKTYNSGFTMGLMRKDVGLAQDLAASMDLDLPLARIVAQLWAASSETLPDGEDFNCIVQRTDAQLFGKGE is encoded by the coding sequence ATGACTATAAAAGTAGGCGTGATTGGATTGGGCAACATGGGCGGCGGCATGGCCGCAACCCTGGCCAGCAAAGGCTTCGATGTCAGCGGTTTCGACCTGTCCCAGACCGCGCTGGAAATTGCCGAGAGCAAGGGCGTGAAACCGGTCACGGATCGCACCGCCCTGATCAAGCAGGTTGACGTGCTGATCCTGTCGCTGCCAAAAGCTGAACACGTTGAGTCGGTCTGCCTGGGCGCTGAAGGCGTGCTGCAACACGGCAATGCAGGCCTGATCGTTGTCGACACCACTACGTCCACCCCGGAAGCGAGCCGCAAAGTGGCCGCTGCTCTGCTGCAGAAAAATGTCGGTTTCATCGACGCCCCGGTTTCCGGCGGCCCGAAAGGCGCAGCCACTGGCACCATGTCCATGGTCATCGGCGCAGAAGACGCCGACCTGGAAAAAGTCCTGCCAGTCCTCGAAGGCATGAGCGGCACCCGTGTTCACGTCGGCAAATGCGGCGCGGGCAACGTGGCGAAGATCGCCAACAACATGCTTGCCGCCTGCCACCTGATCAGCACCGCTGAAGCCGTGAGCATGGCCGCCAAAGCAGGCGTCGATCCAGAAAAACTGATGCTGGGCCTCAACGCGGGTTCCGGCCGTAGCGGCGCAACTCAAGTGATGTTCCCGACCTGGGTGCTGAACAAAACCTACAACTCCGGTTTCACCATGGGCCTGATGCGCAAAGACGTCGGCCTGGCCCAAGACCTGGCCGCCAGCATGGATCTGGACCTGCCACTGGCGCGTATCGTCGCTCAACTGTGGGCCGCCAGCAGCGAAACGCTGCCGGATGGTGAAGACTTCAACTGCATCGTCCAGCGGACCGATGCCCAGCTGTTCGGCAAAGGGGAATAA
- the gbsA gene encoding aldehyde dehydrogenase: protein MSTQKLLDLMRPYWGDRNTVASYVGGEFIEGHGDPVEVRNAHDDSLMLSFPDADASLVETIDAAAKTAQAQWAGLTAQARGRLMYQVGALIRQEAASLAQIESITANKPIRDANVEVAKVAEMFEYYAGWADKLHGEVIPVPTSHLNYVTYEPLGTVLQITPWNAPIFTCGWQIAPAITAGNAVILKPSELTALSSLVVAVLIERAGVPKGLVNVVAGFGHTIGQALIAKADIRKVVFVGSPATGRHIATAAAQRCIPCVLELGGKSANIVFEDADLETALRGAQAAIFSGAGQSCVSGSRLLVQESIFERFTKALAAAGKQFKVGDPSDPETQIGPINNAKQYSHVKFMVEGALKDGAKLVGVDADPLPKGPGYYVNPTVLAGHNGLYCAQEEIFGPVVVAIPFKDEADAIRIANDSRFGLAGGVWTRDVGRAHRVAKQVRAGTFWVNGYKTIHVSSPFGGYGDSGYGRSSGLDALREYSEVKSVWVETSAVPAASFGYGASLE from the coding sequence ATGAGCACGCAAAAACTGCTGGACCTGATGCGTCCGTACTGGGGCGACCGCAACACGGTCGCCAGCTATGTTGGCGGCGAGTTCATTGAAGGCCACGGCGACCCGGTCGAAGTGCGCAATGCTCACGATGACAGCCTGATGCTGAGCTTCCCTGACGCCGATGCCTCCTTGGTGGAAACCATCGACGCCGCCGCCAAAACCGCTCAGGCGCAATGGGCGGGCCTGACCGCCCAAGCCCGTGGTCGCCTGATGTATCAGGTCGGTGCACTGATTCGCCAGGAAGCCGCCAGCCTGGCGCAGATCGAATCCATCACCGCCAACAAGCCAATCCGCGATGCCAACGTCGAAGTGGCGAAAGTCGCCGAGATGTTCGAGTACTACGCCGGTTGGGCTGACAAGCTGCACGGCGAAGTGATCCCGGTGCCGACCTCGCACCTCAATTACGTGACCTACGAACCACTGGGCACCGTGCTGCAAATCACCCCGTGGAACGCACCGATTTTCACCTGCGGCTGGCAGATCGCACCGGCCATCACCGCCGGTAACGCGGTGATCCTCAAACCATCGGAACTGACGGCTTTGTCGTCCCTGGTGGTTGCGGTGCTGATCGAGCGCGCTGGCGTGCCAAAAGGTCTGGTCAACGTCGTGGCCGGTTTTGGCCACACTATCGGCCAGGCACTGATCGCCAAGGCTGACATCCGCAAAGTGGTATTCGTTGGCTCCCCCGCTACCGGTCGCCACATCGCCACTGCGGCTGCGCAACGCTGCATCCCTTGCGTGCTGGAACTGGGCGGCAAGTCGGCCAACATCGTCTTCGAAGACGCTGACCTGGAAACCGCCCTGCGCGGCGCTCAGGCGGCGATTTTCTCCGGTGCCGGTCAAAGCTGTGTGTCCGGCTCGCGCCTGCTGGTGCAAGAGTCGATCTTCGAGCGCTTCACCAAAGCCCTGGCGGCCGCGGGCAAGCAGTTCAAAGTCGGTGACCCAAGCGATCCGGAAACTCAGATCGGCCCGATCAACAACGCCAAGCAATACTCCCATGTGAAGTTCATGGTCGAAGGCGCGTTGAAAGACGGCGCCAAGCTGGTGGGCGTCGATGCCGATCCGCTGCCGAAAGGCCCGGGTTATTACGTCAACCCGACCGTGCTGGCGGGCCACAATGGGCTTTACTGTGCACAGGAAGAAATCTTCGGCCCAGTGGTCGTGGCGATTCCTTTCAAGGATGAAGCCGATGCCATTCGCATTGCCAACGACAGCCGTTTTGGCCTGGCCGGTGGTGTCTGGACTCGTGATGTAGGCCGCGCTCATCGCGTCGCCAAGCAAGTGCGCGCCGGGACGTTCTGGGTAAACGGCTACAAGACCATTCACGTCAGCTCGCCGTTTGGTGGCTATGGCGACAGCGGCTACGGTCGCTCGTCGGGCCTCGACGCACTGCGCGAGTACAGCGAAGTCAAAAGCGTCTGGGTCGAAACCTCGGCGGTCCCTGCCGCCAGCTTTGGTTACGGCGCGAGCCTGGAGTAA